In Chryseobacterium gotjawalense, the following are encoded in one genomic region:
- a CDS encoding peptidylprolyl isomerase, with translation MNKNVKFTLLFSLMLVFFGTLNKAQTHLKKGDMIDGIAVVVGDEIILESDIEEQANFAKQQGANVADKCEFVESIINNKLLIYEAKRDTLIENRSAAIKEQANQKYTQILGQFPDEKTMLSTYKFRTAFEMKNAIEKIDADNYYGQMKFGRITDKADVTPNEVTDFFTTFQYQLPEVKDEVSLSQIVMYPKLTNAHKDEIIARLNKIKQDILAGESFESQARIYSDDPGSAAKGGLYTNIAKGKMVKPFEAAALNLQEGEISDPVESDFGYHLIQLVKKSGKQYDARHILLKAEPDAEEIQSAKKELDSIRTLIIDGKMSFKDAAFRFSDDKQTKFNAGIITGQDGSDKIEKLNLPPTISYQIAGHNKGDITDVFQDTAQQDRKTVAIIKIDDVIAAHKLDITTDYNRIKQMALNKKKNEMVEKWVKEKLPSVFISINDRYKDCTFKTDWRKTVTK, from the coding sequence ATGAACAAAAATGTAAAATTCACCCTGCTTTTTAGCTTAATGCTCGTGTTTTTCGGGACTCTCAACAAAGCGCAGACGCATTTGAAAAAAGGCGACATGATTGATGGGATTGCTGTAGTCGTAGGGGATGAAATTATTTTAGAATCAGATATAGAAGAACAGGCCAACTTTGCAAAACAGCAGGGTGCGAATGTTGCAGACAAATGCGAATTTGTGGAAAGTATCATCAACAATAAACTTTTGATCTATGAAGCCAAAAGAGATACGTTGATCGAAAACCGATCTGCAGCGATCAAAGAGCAGGCGAACCAAAAATACACTCAGATTTTAGGGCAGTTTCCGGATGAGAAAACAATGCTTTCTACCTATAAATTCCGCACCGCTTTTGAGATGAAAAATGCCATCGAAAAGATTGATGCCGACAACTATTACGGACAGATGAAGTTTGGCAGAATTACCGATAAAGCTGACGTTACACCCAATGAAGTAACCGATTTTTTTACTACTTTTCAATACCAGCTTCCAGAAGTGAAAGATGAAGTTTCGCTTTCTCAGATTGTCATGTATCCCAAACTGACCAATGCCCACAAAGATGAAATCATTGCACGGCTCAATAAAATAAAGCAGGATATTTTAGCAGGCGAATCTTTTGAAAGCCAGGCCAGAATTTATTCAGACGACCCGGGATCTGCCGCAAAAGGAGGATTATACACCAATATTGCAAAAGGCAAAATGGTAAAACCGTTCGAAGCAGCAGCGCTGAATTTGCAGGAAGGGGAAATCTCTGATCCGGTAGAATCCGATTTTGGGTACCACCTCATTCAATTGGTAAAGAAAAGTGGGAAGCAGTATGATGCCCGCCACATCCTCTTAAAAGCCGAACCGGATGCAGAAGAAATTCAATCTGCAAAAAAAGAATTAGACAGCATCAGAACTTTAATTATCGATGGTAAAATGAGTTTCAAAGACGCAGCATTCCGATTTTCAGATGACAAACAAACCAAGTTCAATGCAGGAATTATCACCGGACAGGACGGGTCAGATAAAATTGAAAAGCTAAATCTCCCACCCACGATCTCTTACCAGATTGCAGGACATAACAAAGGCGACATTACCGATGTATTTCAAGATACCGCGCAACAGGACCGAAAAACCGTAGCCATCATTAAAATCGATGATGTGATCGCAGCGCACAAACTGGATATTACTACCGATTACAACAGAATTAAGCAAATGGCGCTTAATAAAAAGAAAAACGAAATGGTAGAAAAATGGGTAAAAGAAAAATTACCAAGTGTATTTATTTCTATCAATGACCGTTACAAAGACTGTACTTTCAAAACTGACTGGCGTAAAACAGTTACCAAATAA
- a CDS encoding FUSC family protein, whose protein sequence is MKQKEPSELSDQELLQEVQKIKSALIVNAVLCSIMIGVATYSTVKNGLGILTFFPLFFIPVFTKNRARKKAVENQLKERNLV, encoded by the coding sequence ATGAAACAGAAAGAACCATCAGAATTATCAGATCAGGAACTCTTGCAGGAAGTACAGAAAATCAAATCAGCTTTAATCGTCAATGCGGTATTATGCAGCATCATGATTGGAGTTGCCACTTACAGCACGGTAAAAAACGGTCTTGGAATTCTTACTTTTTTTCCGCTCTTTTTCATTCCTGTTTTTACTAAAAACAGAGCCCGAAAAAAAGCCGTAGAAAACCAGCTGAAAGAACGAAACCTTGTATAA